The following proteins come from a genomic window of Maribacter sp. HTCC2170:
- a CDS encoding YceI family protein, which produces MKKIKILALGLILLVGYNCKDAKKEKAKEVKEITQDSFTIIKDSTKVSFTAYKTSEKLPVGGKFLEVNFKETKSGVTAMEALNGTSFSIPVRSLFTNDATGTRDPKLLEFFFGVMKNTDLISGVFKTGADNTCSIDVTMNGETANIPLEFTIDSETNITFNGKLNLEDWKALDALASLNEACKELHTGKDGVSKTWNDVAVQAQVQLNKNK; this is translated from the coding sequence AGGATGCTAAAAAGGAAAAAGCAAAAGAGGTCAAGGAAATCACCCAAGATAGTTTCACCATTATAAAAGACTCCACAAAAGTGAGTTTTACCGCTTATAAAACCTCGGAAAAGCTACCTGTAGGAGGCAAATTTCTTGAGGTTAATTTCAAAGAAACCAAAAGTGGAGTAACCGCAATGGAAGCATTAAACGGAACATCATTTAGTATTCCAGTTAGAAGTTTGTTCACGAATGATGCAACAGGGACTAGGGACCCCAAACTTTTGGAGTTCTTTTTTGGAGTTATGAAAAATACAGATTTAATATCAGGAGTGTTCAAAACCGGGGCGGATAATACATGCTCAATTGATGTGACCATGAATGGTGAAACAGCCAACATCCCTTTGGAATTTACCATAGATTCAGAAACCAACATTACCTTTAATGGTAAGTTGAACCTAGAAGACTGGAAAGCTCTTGATGCTCTTGCCTCTTTGAATGAAGCTTGCAAAGAATTGCATACTGGAAAAGATGGTGTTTCAAAAACTTGGAATGACGTCGCTGTGCAGGCTCAAGTGCAATTAAATAAGAACAAATAG
- a CDS encoding LETM1-related biofilm-associated protein produces MNPSSSGWIDKFGYLVKDQMDNYKDYQDLYNALKKTGFVYGMNIRIPRFITPEHKLSEDEKAKINLLAALYFTYRFEKKNPDFESFLHEVFGFYQDLGLNQISFLKKLFIGSKTSNQLEKLIDTRVYLEDNVISKTFNSIITNSLLYIDVLTFKHYLSTRDSVEEYAENLEYIAMNIIYHTLNSKEKNKSDHKLAHLFEASLTYIDGYEQTYDDNYREKIAANLSVLENQYFLDIASLTIWEDQSVHYLESEFIYGIGKDLKFNDNEIANSLDEIARFFEENSEVIPYIKDHNLAFKFYESMSKIVNKLILRNSKRLQKELSESKELVALISKSTIRDLSSEEKKKVQSQLLDIFKSIPSLAIFMLPGGAVLLPIFIKLIPKLLPSSFDENRIDKK; encoded by the coding sequence ATGAACCCTTCTTCCTCTGGCTGGATAGACAAGTTTGGATACCTGGTCAAAGACCAGATGGATAACTACAAAGACTACCAAGACCTATACAACGCCTTAAAAAAAACAGGGTTTGTCTATGGAATGAATATTAGAATCCCAAGGTTTATTACCCCTGAACATAAGCTATCGGAAGACGAAAAAGCAAAAATCAATCTACTCGCAGCACTATATTTCACCTACCGTTTTGAAAAGAAAAACCCCGACTTCGAGTCTTTTTTACATGAGGTGTTTGGTTTTTATCAAGATTTAGGATTAAATCAAATTTCATTTCTAAAAAAACTCTTTATCGGTAGCAAAACTTCAAATCAGCTTGAAAAGTTGATAGATACAAGAGTTTATCTAGAAGATAATGTCATTAGTAAGACCTTCAATAGTATTATAACCAACTCACTACTTTATATTGATGTACTCACTTTCAAGCACTATCTGAGTACTCGAGATTCAGTTGAGGAATATGCCGAAAATTTGGAATATATTGCTATGAACATTATTTATCATACGCTTAATTCAAAGGAGAAAAACAAGAGTGATCATAAATTGGCCCATTTATTTGAAGCTTCATTAACCTATATTGATGGTTATGAACAAACTTATGATGATAATTATCGGGAAAAAATAGCTGCGAATTTGTCGGTATTAGAGAATCAATATTTTCTAGATATTGCATCATTAACTATTTGGGAAGATCAATCGGTGCACTATTTAGAGTCTGAATTCATCTACGGAATTGGAAAAGATCTAAAGTTCAATGATAACGAAATTGCAAATTCCCTTGATGAAATTGCTCGCTTTTTTGAGGAAAATTCGGAGGTGATTCCTTACATAAAAGACCACAATTTAGCTTTCAAATTTTATGAAAGTATGTCAAAAATTGTGAACAAACTAATTTTAAGGAATAGTAAAAGGCTTCAAAAAGAGCTTTCAGAAAGTAAGGAATTAGTAGCTCTAATTTCAAAATCAACCATTAGGGATTTGAGTTCAGAAGAGAAGAAAAAAGTACAAAGTCAGTTGTTGGATATTTTTAAAAGCATACCATCCCTCGCTATTTTTATGCTACCAGGTGGAGCCGTTTTATTACCCATTTTCATAAAATTAATTCCGAAGTTGTTACCATCATCCTTTGACGAGAACAGAATTGACAAAAAATAA
- a CDS encoding LytR/AlgR family response regulator transcription factor gives MNVIIIEDEKPAARRLSRLLSELNVEVSTMLHSVEESITWFEANDHPDLIFLDIQLSDGLSFEIFDHVDVQSSIIFTTAYDEYALQAFKLNSIDYLLKPIDDEELESAVKKFKALKPTSQKLSLDFDDIKKLLVNPIEREYKKRFTTRVGQHLKIINADEVECFYSENKGTYAATSDGRNYLLDTTLENLESELEPKIFFRVSRKYYININHIQDIISYTNSRLKIKLNRYIDQEIIVSRERVRDFKLWLE, from the coding sequence ATGAATGTAATTATAATAGAAGACGAAAAACCTGCGGCAAGAAGACTTAGTCGATTATTATCAGAGTTGAATGTTGAGGTGTCAACGATGCTACATTCTGTAGAAGAATCAATTACCTGGTTTGAAGCTAATGACCATCCAGACCTTATTTTTCTGGACATACAATTATCAGACGGACTCTCCTTTGAAATTTTTGATCATGTAGATGTTCAGAGCTCAATAATTTTTACAACTGCATATGACGAATATGCGTTGCAAGCTTTCAAATTAAATAGCATTGATTATTTATTGAAGCCGATTGATGATGAGGAATTGGAAAGTGCAGTGAAAAAGTTCAAAGCGTTAAAACCAACATCACAAAAATTGTCATTGGATTTTGACGACATAAAAAAGTTGTTGGTCAACCCAATTGAAAGAGAATACAAAAAAAGATTTACCACTAGGGTAGGGCAGCACTTGAAAATTATAAATGCCGATGAGGTAGAGTGTTTTTATAGCGAAAATAAAGGTACCTATGCTGCTACTTCTGATGGTAGGAATTATTTACTTGACACCACTTTGGAAAACTTGGAATCTGAACTTGAACCCAAGATTTTTTTCCGGGTGAGTAGAAAATATTACATCAATATTAACCATATCCAAGACATCATTTCTTACACAAATTCGCGATTGAAAATCAAATTAAATCGCTATATTGACCAAGAAATCATTGTAAGTAGGGAGCGAGTCCGAGACTTTAAGTTATGGTTGGAATAA
- a CDS encoding 2TM domain-containing protein, producing MEENINGRVLLKKAEKRVDGIKRFYRHLSVYIAVNIVLVGVYATLYNQFNWQDIIDPDFHYWWMINLVSTPLLWGVGVLIHGLFAFNVIKSNKTKSASGFIKKWEERQIKKYLEKNN from the coding sequence ATGGAGGAGAATATAAATGGAAGAGTACTGTTAAAGAAGGCCGAAAAGAGAGTGGATGGTATTAAGAGGTTTTACAGGCATCTCAGTGTATATATTGCTGTTAATATCGTACTAGTTGGGGTTTATGCAACCTTATATAACCAGTTTAATTGGCAAGACATTATTGATCCTGATTTTCACTATTGGTGGATGATCAATTTGGTCAGCACACCGCTGCTATGGGGGGTAGGAGTATTGATTCATGGGCTTTTTGCTTTCAATGTTATAAAATCGAATAAAACAAAATCTGCTTCCGGCTTCATCAAAAAATGGGAAGAAAGACAGATCAAGAAATACCTTGAAAAAAATAATTAA
- a CDS encoding 2TM domain-containing protein: MEVIDDNNDRGKLKRAKKRVEELKGFYIHLTVYIMVNTFITTMKIMSDLGEGKSFTDVFFDFGTFAVWFFWGIGVFFHGAKVFSHNPILGKNWEEKQIQKYMEKDRNEAEKYR, translated from the coding sequence ATGGAAGTAATAGACGACAACAACGATAGAGGTAAATTAAAACGAGCCAAAAAAAGAGTAGAGGAGTTAAAGGGGTTCTATATTCATTTAACTGTTTATATTATGGTGAACACCTTTATTACTACAATGAAGATTATGAGCGATTTAGGGGAAGGTAAAAGTTTTACTGATGTGTTTTTTGATTTTGGAACATTTGCTGTATGGTTCTTTTGGGGTATTGGTGTATTCTTTCATGGTGCAAAAGTCTTTTCGCACAATCCTATTTTAGGTAAAAATTGGGAAGAAAAGCAAATTCAGAAGTATATGGAAAAAGATAGGAACGAAGCTGAAAAATATAGGTAA
- a CDS encoding 2TM domain-containing protein, which yields MEKTNKKMETSEKDRKYFRAKERVDCIKKFYTNLMSYIFFIAFLAGINYWTDEWRYPWFLWAAFGWGIGIIFHALKAFELNPFFGRNWEERKIKEYMQDDEKQRRWK from the coding sequence ATGGAAAAAACCAACAAGAAAATGGAAACTTCAGAAAAAGACAGAAAGTATTTTAGAGCAAAAGAGAGAGTAGATTGTATTAAAAAATTCTATACAAATCTAATGTCGTATATATTCTTCATAGCCTTTTTGGCCGGTATTAATTATTGGACCGATGAATGGAGGTACCCTTGGTTTTTATGGGCCGCTTTTGGTTGGGGTATAGGCATTATATTTCACGCGCTTAAAGCGTTTGAATTAAACCCGTTTTTTGGTAGAAATTGGGAAGAACGTAAGATTAAGGAGTATATGCAGGACGATGAAAAACAAAGGAGATGGAAGTAA
- a CDS encoding 2TM domain-containing protein codes for MKEFWKLLKISIVVTLAIGLVSRIVYWNTEFELLEQLEFMGWNFVFAFSLTMVNAYYNKYISKKYSWETQATKRLLVGSIGSIIITVITYGLIRMFLSVVIYGKTLGQFIAGEKLNYYLIALAIALIVTLFFHAFYFYRALQDKKVKEQKIIAGTASAKFDALKNQLDPHFLFNSLNVLTSLIEEDPYQAQKFTTSLSKVYRYVLEQKNKDLVSVDEEFQFAKTYVKLLKMRFEDSIHLDIPDQSINPEAKIVPLSLQLLLENAVKHNIVTSAKPLYLKVYEEEGMLIVENNLQAKQVVKKSSGVGLQNIQQRYGILTDRQVEITKSTNDFRVKIPLLTKQVSVMETQQTYIDDKRYEKAKEHVEQLKGFYGNLTAYLIVIPCLAILNYNTTSFPWIIFPTLGWGFGVTVHGMEVFGYNPLWGKGWEERKIRKFMDDDQF; via the coding sequence ATGAAGGAGTTTTGGAAATTATTGAAAATCAGTATTGTTGTTACCTTGGCTATAGGCTTGGTATCAAGGATTGTTTATTGGAATACCGAGTTTGAATTGCTCGAGCAACTCGAATTCATGGGATGGAACTTCGTTTTTGCTTTTTCGTTGACTATGGTGAATGCCTATTACAATAAATATATTTCGAAAAAGTACAGTTGGGAGACACAGGCCACAAAAAGGCTATTGGTTGGCTCAATTGGCTCCATTATAATAACTGTGATTACTTATGGGTTGATTCGGATGTTCTTATCAGTTGTTATTTATGGCAAGACTTTGGGGCAGTTTATTGCAGGTGAGAAGCTAAATTATTACCTGATAGCTCTGGCAATTGCATTAATTGTAACACTTTTCTTTCATGCATTCTACTTCTATAGAGCCTTACAGGATAAAAAGGTCAAGGAACAGAAAATAATTGCTGGTACAGCTTCAGCAAAATTTGATGCCCTTAAAAACCAACTGGATCCACACTTTCTATTTAATAGTCTGAATGTTTTGACCAGTTTGATAGAGGAAGATCCGTATCAAGCTCAAAAGTTCACAACTTCATTATCAAAAGTGTATAGATACGTGCTGGAACAGAAAAACAAGGATTTGGTCTCAGTTGATGAAGAGTTTCAATTTGCCAAAACCTATGTTAAGCTTTTAAAAATGCGGTTTGAGGATAGTATACATCTTGATATACCAGATCAAAGTATTAATCCAGAAGCTAAAATTGTTCCCCTTTCATTACAATTGTTGTTAGAAAATGCTGTAAAGCATAATATTGTGACGTCTGCAAAACCATTGTATTTAAAGGTTTATGAAGAAGAAGGTATGCTAATAGTTGAAAATAACCTCCAGGCAAAACAGGTAGTAAAAAAGAGTAGTGGAGTAGGCTTGCAAAATATTCAACAACGCTACGGAATATTAACAGATAGGCAAGTGGAAATCACAAAATCAACTAATGATTTTAGAGTAAAAATCCCCTTGCTCACAAAACAAGTATCAGTAATGGAAACACAACAAACATATATAGATGACAAACGCTATGAAAAGGCCAAGGAGCATGTAGAACAACTTAAAGGGTTTTATGGCAATCTTACGGCATATTTAATTGTAATCCCCTGTCTGGCTATTCTCAATTACAATACAACCAGTTTTCCTTGGATAATTTTCCCGACTTTGGGTTGGGGATTTGGAGTGACAGTGCATGGGATGGAGGTTTTTGGTTATAACCCTTTATGGGGGAAGGGCTGGGAAGAACGTAAGATTAGAAAGTTTATGGATGACGATCAGTTCTAA
- a CDS encoding NAD(P)/FAD-dependent oxidoreductase has product MVRQIQLRVSLKEESQKDILLKKVAKYLSEPEKDLTIKVLRRSIDARKSTIYFNYKMEVYIREQPNEKPTYAFDYKDVSKAKEVHIVGFGPAGMWAALRCLELGYKPIVLERGKKVQERRRDLKAINQDHIVNEDSNYCFGEGGAGTYSDGKLYTRSLKRGDVKRIFESLVHHGATEQILIDAHPHIGTNKLPKIVQNIRETIIKFGGEVHFETRVTDFVIKNKKLVAIALQNGKELNVKRVVLATGHSARDIFYLLKNKEIALKAKSFAMGVRVEHPQRIIDSIQYHCKGERNELLPAAAYSLVQQVKNRGVYSFCMCPGGFIVPAATAPGEVVVNGMSPSKRNNLFANSGIVVEINVDEDIPKYEKFGVLKGLEYQKDLERLAFTAGGRSQVAPAQRLTDFVEGKLSNDLNPTSYQPGLKSAPLHSLLPKLIGSRLRKGFSEFGKKMHGYHTLEANIVGVESRTSSPVTIPRNDNLEHIQIEGLFPCGEGGGYAGGIVSAAMDGERCAEAAIRGL; this is encoded by the coding sequence ATGGTCAGACAAATTCAACTTAGGGTTTCTTTAAAGGAAGAATCCCAAAAAGATATTCTATTAAAAAAAGTCGCAAAATATCTGAGTGAACCAGAAAAGGACCTGACCATAAAGGTTTTACGAAGATCAATTGATGCCCGAAAATCCACCATTTATTTTAATTATAAGATGGAGGTCTACATTCGGGAACAGCCGAACGAAAAACCCACATATGCTTTTGATTACAAAGATGTATCAAAAGCGAAGGAGGTACATATAGTTGGGTTTGGACCTGCTGGTATGTGGGCTGCACTAAGATGCCTTGAATTGGGCTACAAACCAATTGTACTTGAACGCGGGAAAAAAGTTCAGGAGCGAAGACGTGACCTAAAGGCCATAAACCAAGACCATATTGTAAACGAAGACTCCAATTACTGCTTTGGAGAAGGCGGTGCAGGTACATACTCTGATGGTAAATTATATACACGAAGTTTAAAAAGAGGAGACGTAAAACGTATTTTCGAAAGTTTGGTGCATCACGGAGCAACCGAACAGATACTAATTGATGCCCATCCCCATATTGGTACTAACAAACTCCCAAAAATTGTTCAAAATATTCGTGAAACCATAATCAAATTTGGAGGTGAAGTCCATTTTGAAACCAGAGTTACCGATTTTGTTATCAAGAATAAAAAACTTGTGGCAATCGCTCTCCAAAATGGAAAGGAATTGAATGTAAAACGGGTGGTTCTTGCCACAGGTCATTCAGCGAGGGATATTTTCTATCTACTGAAAAACAAAGAAATAGCCTTAAAAGCAAAATCTTTTGCAATGGGCGTTCGGGTTGAACATCCCCAGCGAATAATAGATTCTATTCAATACCATTGTAAAGGGGAAAGAAATGAATTATTGCCAGCTGCGGCATATAGTTTGGTTCAACAGGTGAAAAATAGAGGTGTCTATTCTTTTTGTATGTGCCCAGGTGGATTCATAGTGCCAGCGGCTACAGCTCCAGGAGAAGTCGTTGTAAACGGCATGTCGCCTTCAAAACGAAATAATCTATTCGCCAATTCTGGTATTGTGGTCGAAATAAATGTTGATGAAGATATTCCGAAATACGAAAAATTTGGTGTGTTAAAAGGTTTGGAATATCAAAAAGATTTGGAACGACTCGCATTTACTGCTGGAGGGCGCAGCCAAGTTGCCCCGGCCCAACGATTAACTGACTTTGTTGAAGGAAAGCTTTCCAATGACCTCAACCCCACATCTTATCAACCAGGATTAAAATCTGCTCCCCTACATTCATTATTGCCCAAATTAATTGGTAGTAGACTTAGAAAAGGGTTTTCCGAATTCGGAAAGAAAATGCATGGCTATCATACCCTCGAGGCCAATATAGTTGGAGTAGAATCAAGGACTTCATCCCCAGTAACGATTCCCAGAAATGACAACTTGGAACATATTCAAATTGAAGGACTTTTCCCCTGTGGTGAAGGCGGTGGTTATGCCGGCGGTATCGTTTCGGCCGCCATGGATGGTGAACGTTGTGCAGAGGCTGCGATACGTGGTCTTTAG
- a CDS encoding DEAD/DEAH box helicase, with protein sequence MTFKNLGIIEPILKALGQEGYSSPTPIQEQAVPILLKGKDLLGCAQTGTGKTAAFAIPILQQIHNDRQSNDRHRKIKALVVTPTRELAIQIGESFTAYGKFTGIRNTVIFGGVKQGKQTQALKNGVDILIATPGRLLDLMNQGFISLRDIEYAVLDEADQMLDMGFIHDIRKIIAKLPPKRQSLFFSATMPKDIVALSRTILGDFERVTIKPEQATAEKVEQLVYFVNKSNKVKLLVHLLENRPNSSVLVFSRTKHGANKIVKKLGQADIASAAIHGNKSQTARQKALGDFKAGELKVLIATDIAARGIDVDDLALVVNFDLPNVPETYVHRIGRTGRASASGIAISFCDRDEQPYLRDIEKLIKQQVPRMPEHPFISDDSTEVLNPKQNKGNSGNRNRSSSQNRRKSNYRGGNKNNRRKRNDNRNKSSGRD encoded by the coding sequence ATGACATTCAAAAATTTAGGCATAATAGAACCCATCCTTAAAGCTCTGGGGCAAGAAGGTTATTCAAGTCCAACGCCCATTCAAGAGCAAGCTGTTCCCATACTTTTAAAAGGCAAAGACCTTTTAGGCTGCGCACAGACCGGTACCGGAAAAACTGCTGCGTTCGCTATCCCCATACTTCAACAAATCCATAATGACCGGCAATCAAATGACCGTCATCGAAAAATCAAGGCATTGGTTGTAACGCCAACACGAGAATTGGCCATTCAAATAGGTGAGAGTTTTACTGCGTATGGCAAATTCACAGGAATTAGAAATACAGTCATTTTTGGTGGAGTAAAACAAGGAAAGCAAACGCAGGCTCTAAAAAACGGAGTTGATATATTAATTGCAACACCAGGACGATTGTTAGATTTAATGAACCAAGGCTTTATTTCATTAAGAGATATAGAATATGCTGTTCTTGATGAGGCAGACCAAATGTTGGATATGGGCTTTATTCATGACATTCGAAAAATCATTGCCAAATTACCTCCAAAAAGACAATCACTTTTCTTTTCAGCTACTATGCCCAAAGATATTGTAGCACTATCACGAACCATTTTAGGTGATTTTGAGCGTGTTACCATAAAACCCGAACAAGCTACAGCAGAAAAAGTAGAACAACTGGTATACTTCGTTAATAAATCGAACAAGGTTAAATTACTGGTACATCTACTGGAGAACAGGCCGAATAGTTCAGTTTTGGTTTTCTCAAGAACCAAACATGGAGCAAACAAGATTGTTAAAAAATTAGGACAGGCTGATATTGCCTCAGCCGCTATTCATGGGAACAAATCACAAACGGCAAGACAAAAAGCCTTAGGTGATTTTAAGGCCGGAGAACTAAAAGTATTGATTGCCACCGACATTGCCGCCCGAGGTATAGATGTTGATGACCTGGCCTTGGTAGTGAACTTTGATTTACCTAATGTTCCGGAAACCTATGTGCACCGAATAGGTAGAACTGGAAGGGCAAGCGCAAGTGGTATTGCCATTTCATTTTGTGATAGGGATGAACAACCTTATCTACGTGATATTGAAAAGCTTATTAAACAACAAGTGCCAAGAATGCCAGAACATCCGTTCATCAGCGATGATTCAACGGAAGTGCTTAATCCCAAACAAAATAAGGGGAATTCAGGTAATCGAAATAGGTCCTCATCTCAAAACAGAAGAAAATCAAATTATCGAGGAGGCAATAAAAACAATCGAAGGAAGAGAAACGATAACAGGAACAAGTCTAGTGGAAGAGATTAG
- a CDS encoding TetR/AcrR family transcriptional regulator — translation MSRKKEYVEDLVVEKAMHTFWANGFSCTSVRLLEKEMGINQFSIYSSFGSKNGLFLEVLKKYKSHIKATFLKDLLYSKGHLDDLRFFLLAYGHGIQSGENPYGCLMMNTGMEVGEKDPEIAIEIDNHFAFLRKTFYDLFEKIKFNEELPIQFDSVKYAAYLLGSIQGLSLFAKNHSIKAVDDYIDTVMSNFK, via the coding sequence ATGTCTCGAAAGAAAGAATATGTAGAAGATTTAGTGGTAGAAAAGGCCATGCACACTTTTTGGGCCAACGGGTTTAGTTGTACTTCTGTTCGTTTGCTTGAAAAAGAAATGGGTATAAACCAATTTTCAATATATTCTAGTTTTGGTAGTAAAAATGGTCTTTTTCTGGAGGTTCTCAAGAAATATAAGAGTCATATCAAAGCTACATTTCTTAAGGATTTACTGTATTCAAAGGGCCACTTAGATGATTTGCGGTTTTTTTTATTGGCTTATGGTCATGGTATTCAATCCGGTGAAAATCCCTATGGTTGTTTAATGATGAACACGGGAATGGAAGTAGGAGAAAAAGATCCTGAGATAGCCATTGAAATTGATAATCATTTCGCATTTCTTAGAAAAACCTTCTATGACTTATTTGAAAAAATAAAGTTCAATGAAGAGTTGCCAATACAGTTTGATAGTGTTAAATATGCTGCCTATTTATTAGGTAGTATTCAAGGACTTTCTTTATTCGCAAAGAATCATTCTATAAAGGCAGTAGACGACTATATTGATACTGTCATGAGCAATTTTAAGTAA
- a CDS encoding LytR/AlgR family response regulator transcription factor, translating to MEDKVKVLVVEDDMIIAANICLQLTNLDYEVTGIETRGEEAIIHAQVNTPDIILMDVNLKGELDGIQTAKKIQEKNSIPIIYLTANTDETSFARAKETRPFAFIPKPLNTVQLQRTFALAVEQLKEKNNPIEKETMTLKVLEDRIFVRHNGKMVKLLLADILYIEADRNYCRVVTTSHQYLLTTTLKTMEEKLPKHSFSRVHRSYMVNIAKLDVVADGHLEINRKVIPMGKMHKGSLLKRLQTI from the coding sequence ATGGAGGATAAGGTAAAGGTTTTAGTGGTAGAAGATGATATGATCATAGCAGCTAATATTTGTTTGCAGCTGACTAACTTGGATTATGAAGTAACTGGAATTGAGACAAGGGGAGAAGAAGCAATAATCCACGCACAAGTGAATACACCCGATATAATTTTGATGGATGTTAATTTAAAAGGTGAACTAGACGGAATTCAGACCGCAAAAAAAATTCAAGAAAAAAATAGTATACCTATCATTTATCTCACTGCAAACACTGATGAAACTTCATTTGCCCGAGCCAAAGAAACCCGACCTTTTGCATTTATCCCCAAACCTTTGAATACGGTTCAATTACAGCGCACGTTTGCTTTAGCAGTTGAACAGTTAAAGGAAAAAAACAACCCGATAGAAAAGGAAACCATGACTTTAAAAGTTTTGGAAGACCGCATTTTCGTTAGGCACAACGGGAAAATGGTAAAGCTATTATTGGCAGATATTCTTTATATAGAAGCCGATCGTAACTATTGTCGAGTAGTTACCACTTCGCATCAATATTTGTTGACTACGACACTAAAAACAATGGAGGAAAAGTTGCCAAAGCATTCGTTTTCGCGAGTACACAGGTCGTATATGGTTAACATCGCAAAACTCGATGTGGTTGCCGATGGCCATTTAGAGATTAACCGGAAAGTAATCCCCATGGGGAAGATGCATAAGGGTTCACTTTTAAAGAGACTCCAAACAATTTAG